ACAACATAACAGGTATTTTCTATGGCTCTAGATCTGAGGAGGGGGTGCCAGTGATCTTTGCCGGTTGTTCTTGTAAATGCGGAGGGTACCGCCAGTAACTCAGCCCCATTTTTTGAAAGCACCCTGTAGAGTTCGGGAAATCGTAGGTCATAGCAAACAGAAAGTCCGATGATTCCAAGGTCTTCAGATTTATAAGTAACGGGCTCATTTTCACCGGGCTGCACATAGTCCGATTCCCTGTAACTCTCCCCTCCCTCCAGGTCCACATCAAAGAGGTGAATTTTATCATAGCTCGCCAATGTTGATCCATCTGGTGAAATAAGCGTGCTCCTGTTGAATACTTTACCGGAAGCCGAGAGAACGGGGTAACTACCACCCAGAAGGTATATACCGAATTCACGGGCTGTATCTGCTAAGAACTTTTCCGCCTGTACTGAAATTTTTTCCGACTCCTCCAGCCTGGCGTCCAATTTTCCAAGGAAAGCAAAATTCTCCGGCAGAGCTACCAGTGTAGCCTCTTTACCGGCGGCTTCTTTAATGAAACCGTACGCTTGTTCCAGATTAAGGTCCAGGTCGGGCTGGCTGTTCATCTGTACCGCTGCGACTGTGTACTCTTTCATATTGAACTGTATTTGGTTGGAAACA
This is a stretch of genomic DNA from Halalkalibaculum roseum. It encodes these proteins:
- a CDS encoding carbon-nitrogen hydrolase family protein, with translation MKEYTVAAVQMNSQPDLDLNLEQAYGFIKEAAGKEATLVALPENFAFLGKLDARLEESEKISVQAEKFLADTAREFGIYLLGGSYPVLSASGKVFNRSTLISPDGSTLASYDKIHLFDVDLEGGESYRESDYVQPGENEPVTYKSEDLGIIGLSVCYDLRFPELYRVLSKNGAELLAVPSAFTRTTGKDHWHPLLRSRAIENTCYVVAPAQTGLHGKSRKTYGHSLVIDPWGSVLADAGEDTGIIYGRCDPKHLEEVRRSIPSLKHRQL